A genomic region of Spirochaetota bacterium contains the following coding sequences:
- a CDS encoding TetR/AcrR family transcriptional regulator has protein sequence MKKKEKTRNVPTQIKNQELVEKRRRQIIDAAVRLFVEKGFHKTTTRQIAAAARMPIGSMYEYVASKEDILYLVCDAIHAEVEKGVIEAMARATKGKNVLAGAIREYFLVCERMSDHILLIYQETQSLPRQWRKKVLENEVRITGIFITLIKVLMSSGDLEHLDDNAVEVAAHNITVLGHMWTFRRWFFSRKYSIDEYIRLQTGFILGMHGGGKNRKQN, from the coding sequence ATGAAAAAAAAGGAAAAAACCAGGAATGTACCCACGCAGATCAAGAACCAGGAGCTGGTGGAAAAGCGCCGGCGCCAGATCATCGACGCGGCGGTCCGCCTGTTCGTGGAAAAGGGCTTCCACAAGACCACGACGCGGCAGATAGCCGCGGCCGCGAGGATGCCCATCGGATCGATGTACGAATACGTTGCCTCCAAGGAGGACATCCTCTACCTGGTGTGCGACGCCATACACGCCGAGGTCGAGAAGGGCGTGATCGAAGCCATGGCCCGGGCCACGAAGGGGAAGAACGTCCTGGCCGGGGCCATCCGCGAATATTTCCTGGTCTGCGAGCGGATGAGTGACCACATCCTGCTCATCTACCAGGAGACCCAGTCCCTTCCCCGGCAGTGGCGCAAGAAGGTCCTCGAGAACGAGGTCCGCATCACCGGTATTTTCATTACGCTTATAAAGGTATTGATGTCTTCCGGGGACCTGGAGCATCTCGACGACAATGCCGTCGAAGTGGCTGCCCACAACATCACCGTGCTGGGGCACATGTGGACGTTCCGGCGCTGGTTTTTCAGCCGCAAGTACAGCATCGACGAATATATACGGCTCCAGACCGGTTTTATCCTGGGCATGCACGGCGGCGGGAAAAACAGAAAGCAGAATTGA
- a CDS encoding methylmalonyl-CoA mutase family protein — MTTATSITERSGEAIAAEPEAYTPKNRVRIVTATSLFDGHDVSINIFRRILQETGAEVIHLGHNRSVDEIVSAAIEEDVQGIAVSCYQGGHMEFFKYMIDLLKERGASHIKVFGGGGGVIVPDEARELEEYGVAKIYSPDHGIRWGLQGIINHLMSAVDYPIPDATESDAGGLAPEKKQAIARLITMTETAHRRESASYGPLMEKIRAGASGGDMAVIGITGTGGAGKSSLIDEIVVRLLRDFGDIHIAVLCSDPAKRRSGGALLGDRIRMNAITGRRVFMRSFAANHHNTDFSDALAEALSVVRAAGFDLAIAETAGVGQGSAGLSDIADCSVYVMTSEYGAASQLEKITMLDYADAVVVNKFEKEGADDALRDVRKQVQRNRKAFDSAPEEMPVFGTIASRFNDDGVTALYHYLLDLVNAKKKNRFVSSLPRPAGRASSSKTIIIPPRRTRYLAEIAETVRDYHRRTEEEVAAVRLPWHLRESAKALAVSAPGDTAASRLRDEADGAERRLGAETRDLLAQWDAIRKEYGREDLVYQVRDQEIRTPLRYESLARSSIPKISLPRFTDPGEIYRWLREENVPGRFPYTAGVFPLKRMDEDPTRMFAGEGDPARTNARFKLLSASFEAKRLSTAFDSVTLYGRDPDPRPDVYGKVGTSGVSVCTLDDVKVLYGGFDLCSPSTSVSMTINGPAPIMLAMFLNAAIDQRADRFEAEHKRRPNPEEYAKIRVEVLSNVRGTVQADILKEDQGQNTCIFSIDFALKMMGDIQQFFIENNVRNLYSVSISGYHIAEAGANPITQLAFTLANGFTYVEYYLSRGMDIDSFAPNLSFFFSNGMDPEYTVIGRVARRIWAVAMREKYKAGPRSQMLKYHIQTSGRSLHSQEIQFNDIRTTLQALCAVYDNCNSLHTNAYDEAITTPSRESVRRALAIQQIINREWGLARCENPDQGSFIVEELTALVEEAVLSEFDRITERGGVLGAMEKGYQRSQIQEESMYYEHRKHTGELPIVGVNTFIDAGAAPEEAAAKVELARATEDEKQSQLSRLTAFQKRNSKDAPAALKRLQEAALSGRNIFAELMDTVRHCSIGQITGALYEVGGQYRRSM; from the coding sequence ATGACAACCGCAACATCCATTACAGAACGATCCGGCGAGGCCATTGCCGCCGAGCCCGAGGCGTATACCCCGAAGAACCGCGTCAGGATAGTGACCGCCACGTCCCTCTTTGACGGCCACGACGTGTCCATAAATATCTTCAGGCGCATCCTTCAGGAAACCGGGGCCGAGGTGATCCACCTGGGCCATAACCGCTCGGTGGACGAGATCGTGAGCGCCGCCATCGAGGAGGACGTGCAGGGCATAGCCGTCTCCTGCTACCAGGGCGGACACATGGAATTCTTCAAGTACATGATCGACCTGCTGAAGGAGCGGGGCGCCTCCCACATCAAGGTCTTCGGCGGCGGCGGTGGCGTGATCGTCCCGGACGAGGCCCGGGAGCTCGAGGAGTACGGCGTGGCGAAGATCTACTCGCCGGACCACGGGATCCGGTGGGGCCTCCAGGGGATCATCAATCACCTTATGAGCGCTGTCGATTACCCGATCCCCGACGCGACCGAGAGCGACGCGGGCGGCCTCGCGCCCGAGAAGAAGCAGGCCATCGCCCGGCTTATCACCATGACCGAGACCGCGCACCGGCGCGAATCGGCGTCCTACGGGCCACTCATGGAGAAGATCAGGGCCGGGGCTTCCGGCGGCGACATGGCAGTCATCGGCATAACCGGCACCGGCGGCGCCGGCAAGTCGTCGCTCATCGACGAGATCGTGGTGCGGCTCCTGCGCGATTTCGGCGATATCCACATCGCTGTTCTCTGCAGCGACCCGGCCAAGCGCCGGAGCGGCGGCGCCCTCCTGGGCGACCGGATCCGCATGAACGCCATCACCGGCCGGCGCGTGTTCATGCGCTCCTTCGCTGCGAACCACCATAATACCGATTTCTCCGACGCCCTGGCGGAAGCCCTGTCGGTCGTGAGGGCCGCGGGGTTCGACCTGGCCATCGCGGAGACCGCCGGCGTGGGGCAGGGGAGCGCCGGCCTCAGCGACATCGCCGATTGCTCCGTGTACGTGATGACGAGCGAGTACGGCGCGGCGTCGCAGCTGGAGAAGATCACCATGCTCGATTACGCCGACGCGGTCGTCGTCAACAAGTTCGAGAAGGAGGGCGCCGACGACGCCCTTCGCGACGTGCGCAAGCAGGTGCAGCGGAACCGCAAGGCCTTCGACAGTGCGCCGGAGGAGATGCCGGTCTTCGGCACCATCGCGTCGCGCTTCAACGATGACGGCGTGACGGCCCTGTATCATTATCTTCTGGACCTGGTGAACGCGAAAAAGAAGAACCGCTTCGTATCGTCCCTGCCCCGGCCCGCCGGAAGGGCGTCATCATCCAAGACCATCATTATACCGCCCCGGCGCACGCGCTACCTGGCGGAAATAGCCGAGACCGTGCGGGACTATCACCGCCGCACGGAAGAGGAAGTTGCCGCCGTGCGCCTGCCATGGCACCTGCGCGAATCCGCGAAGGCCCTTGCCGTGAGCGCTCCGGGCGATACGGCCGCGTCACGGCTGCGCGACGAGGCGGACGGCGCCGAGAGGCGCCTCGGCGCTGAAACAAGGGACCTCCTGGCGCAGTGGGATGCCATCCGGAAAGAGTATGGCCGGGAAGACCTCGTGTACCAGGTCCGGGACCAGGAGATACGGACGCCACTCCGCTACGAGTCGCTCGCGCGCAGCTCCATACCGAAGATTTCCCTGCCGCGCTTCACCGACCCGGGCGAGATATACCGGTGGCTCCGGGAGGAGAATGTGCCGGGACGGTTCCCCTATACCGCCGGCGTGTTTCCCCTGAAGCGCATGGACGAGGACCCGACCCGGATGTTCGCCGGCGAGGGCGACCCGGCCCGCACCAACGCGCGCTTCAAGCTCCTGTCAGCGTCCTTCGAGGCGAAGCGCCTGAGCACCGCCTTCGACTCCGTGACGCTCTATGGCCGCGACCCGGACCCGCGGCCCGACGTATACGGCAAGGTCGGCACCTCCGGGGTGAGCGTCTGCACCCTCGACGACGTGAAGGTGCTCTACGGCGGCTTCGACCTATGCTCGCCGAGCACCTCGGTGTCCATGACCATCAACGGGCCGGCGCCCATCATGCTGGCAATGTTCCTGAATGCGGCCATAGACCAGCGGGCGGATCGGTTCGAGGCCGAGCATAAGCGCCGGCCGAATCCGGAGGAATACGCGAAGATCAGGGTGGAGGTGCTTTCGAACGTCCGGGGTACAGTGCAGGCGGACATTCTCAAGGAAGACCAGGGGCAGAACACCTGCATCTTTTCCATAGACTTTGCCCTCAAGATGATGGGCGACATCCAGCAGTTCTTCATTGAGAACAACGTGCGGAACCTCTACTCCGTGTCGATATCGGGGTACCACATCGCCGAGGCCGGGGCGAATCCCATCACCCAACTCGCCTTCACCCTGGCCAACGGCTTCACCTACGTGGAATACTACCTCTCTCGGGGCATGGACATTGACAGCTTCGCGCCGAACCTGTCGTTCTTCTTTTCCAACGGCATGGATCCCGAGTACACGGTCATCGGCCGGGTGGCGCGGCGCATCTGGGCCGTGGCCATGCGGGAGAAGTACAAGGCGGGGCCGCGCTCGCAGATGCTCAAGTACCATATCCAGACCTCGGGGCGGTCCCTCCACAGCCAGGAGATCCAGTTCAACGACATCCGCACGACCCTGCAGGCCCTCTGCGCGGTCTATGACAACTGCAACAGCCTCCACACCAATGCCTACGACGAAGCGATCACCACGCCGAGCCGCGAGTCGGTGCGGCGTGCCCTGGCCATCCAGCAGATCATCAACCGCGAATGGGGCCTGGCCCGGTGCGAGAACCCGGACCAGGGGAGCTTCATCGTGGAGGAGCTCACGGCCCTGGTGGAGGAGGCGGTGCTGTCTGAGTTCGACCGCATCACGGAGCGGGGCGGCGTGCTGGGGGCCATGGAAAAGGGATACCAGCGGAGCCAGATCCAGGAAGAGTCGATGTACTACGAGCATCGGAAGCACACCGGCGAGCTCCCCATCGTCGGCGTGAACACCTTTATCGACGCCGGGGCCGCTCCGGAAGAGGCCGCGGCGAAGGTCGAGCTGGCCCGGGCCACGGAAGATGAGAAACAATCGCAATTGTCGCGCCTGACCGCGTTCCAGAAGCGGAACTCGAAGGATGCGCCGGCGGCGCTGAAGCGTCTTCAGGAAGCGGCGTTGTCAGGCAGGAATATCTTCGCCGAGCTCATGGACACGGTGCGCCATTGCTCCATCGGGCAGATCACCGGCGCCCTCTACGAAGTGGGCGGCCAGTACCGGCGGAGCATGTAG
- a CDS encoding methyl-accepting chemotaxis protein: MSAASYIAGKYADKDFITQKKAQYLFVFSIILLVLLPIVTAVGIITKPERAVATIITIVPIVAASIIALFLVIRRRGELGGIIMVVIIGAAIMFLVFSAPKGETLSNAVYYTFTFMVLALLFSNRIVLTVAVICFLAGMIPYYYYVTGNGVATSVIFPSITGFYSAAILEYILSILLVGAMNNAIVISRKEAERSGKLLDINESLLGEIKEQVSHLSSVSQEVSDTAAVISEGAQRQASGIEEIAASLEEMGATINQNADNAQKVRTLTEAGAVTSQGGNRIALEAVDSINDVNSASKRVAEITRVINEIAFQTNLLALNAAVEAARAGDAGRGFAVVAGEVRNLAQRSGGAAKEIENLIMDTVTRVEKGTDLVNRTGKSLSDIARDASETARIIGEIAAASIEQKHGIDLVNGAIADMDQMTQSNASASENLTGMAESLANSAMRLQDLVTSTGR, from the coding sequence ATGTCAGCTGCCAGCTATATCGCGGGGAAATACGCGGATAAGGATTTCATCACACAGAAAAAGGCCCAGTATCTCTTTGTTTTCTCCATCATCCTCCTGGTTTTACTGCCGATCGTGACGGCAGTGGGCATCATCACGAAGCCGGAGCGGGCGGTTGCCACCATCATTACCATCGTGCCCATCGTGGCAGCTTCCATCATCGCCCTGTTCCTTGTCATCAGGCGCAGGGGGGAGCTCGGCGGGATAATCATGGTCGTGATAATCGGTGCCGCCATCATGTTTCTTGTCTTCAGCGCCCCCAAGGGGGAGACCCTGTCGAACGCGGTATACTATACCTTCACCTTTATGGTTCTGGCCCTGCTCTTTTCCAACAGGATAGTCCTCACCGTCGCGGTGATCTGTTTTCTCGCGGGGATGATCCCCTATTATTATTATGTAACGGGCAACGGTGTTGCCACGTCCGTCATATTCCCGTCAATAACCGGCTTTTATTCGGCGGCCATCCTTGAGTACATCCTTTCCATCCTCCTTGTCGGGGCCATGAACAACGCCATCGTCATCTCCCGCAAGGAGGCCGAGAGGAGCGGGAAGCTCCTCGACATCAACGAGTCACTGCTCGGGGAGATCAAGGAGCAGGTGTCTCACCTGTCGTCGGTGTCGCAGGAGGTGTCCGATACCGCGGCGGTCATATCGGAAGGGGCCCAGAGGCAGGCGTCGGGCATAGAGGAGATCGCGGCGTCACTCGAGGAGATGGGAGCCACCATCAACCAGAACGCGGATAACGCCCAGAAGGTGCGCACCCTCACCGAGGCGGGGGCGGTCACGTCCCAGGGCGGCAACAGGATCGCCCTCGAAGCGGTCGATTCCATTAACGATGTCAACAGCGCGAGTAAAAGGGTAGCGGAGATCACGCGGGTCATCAACGAGATCGCCTTTCAGACGAACCTCCTTGCCCTGAACGCGGCCGTTGAGGCCGCCCGGGCCGGCGACGCCGGAAGAGGCTTCGCGGTGGTGGCCGGCGAGGTGCGTAACCTGGCCCAGAGGTCTGGCGGCGCCGCGAAGGAGATCGAGAACCTGATCATGGACACGGTCACCCGCGTTGAGAAGGGCACGGACCTGGTGAACCGCACCGGCAAAAGCCTTTCCGATATCGCCCGCGACGCCTCTGAAACGGCCCGGATTATCGGCGAGATCGCGGCCGCCAGCATCGAGCAAAAACACGGCATCGACCTGGTGAACGGCGCCATAGCCGACATGGACCAGATGACCCAGAGCAATGCGTCCGCTTCGGAGAACCTGACCGGCATGGCCGAGTCCCTCGCTAACAGCGCAATGAGGTTGCAGGATCTCGTTACGTCTACAGGCAGATGA